A stretch of Rhizobium sp. TH2 DNA encodes these proteins:
- a CDS encoding thymidylate synthase, whose translation MKQYLDLLRHVMDSGSNRGDRTGTGTRSVFGYQMRFDLGEGFPVTTTKKLHLRSIIHELLWFLKGETNIRYLKENGVSIWDEWADENGDLGPVYGAQWRSWPAPGDGAPVDQIKNLIEGLKTNPLSRRHIVSAWNPALVDEMALPPCHCLFQFYVADGRLSCQLYQRSGDIFLGVPFNIASYALFTMMVAQVVGLKPGDFVHTLGDAHIYSNHFEQAKLQLSRTPKKLPVMRINPDVKDIFGFTFEDFELVGYEADQHIKAPVAV comes from the coding sequence ATGAAGCAATATCTCGATCTTCTCAGGCATGTGATGGATAGCGGTTCGAACCGGGGCGACCGCACGGGTACCGGCACGCGTTCGGTGTTCGGCTACCAGATGCGTTTCGACCTCGGGGAGGGCTTTCCAGTCACCACGACCAAGAAGCTGCATCTGAGGTCGATTATCCATGAACTGCTCTGGTTCCTGAAGGGCGAGACCAATATCCGCTATCTCAAGGAGAACGGGGTTTCGATCTGGGATGAATGGGCCGATGAGAACGGCGATCTGGGGCCGGTCTATGGTGCCCAGTGGCGGTCATGGCCGGCGCCGGGCGATGGTGCGCCGGTCGACCAGATCAAGAACCTGATCGAGGGACTGAAAACCAATCCGCTTTCGCGCCGGCATATCGTCTCGGCCTGGAATCCGGCGCTGGTCGATGAGATGGCGCTGCCGCCGTGCCACTGCCTGTTCCAGTTCTATGTCGCCGATGGCAGGCTTTCGTGCCAGCTCTACCAACGCTCGGGCGACATCTTCCTCGGCGTGCCTTTCAACATAGCCTCGTACGCGCTCTTTACGATGATGGTGGCGCAGGTGGTCGGCCTGAAGCCGGGCGACTTCGTCCATACGCTGGGCGATGCGCATATCTATTCCAACCACTTCGAGCAGGCGAAGCTGCAACTGTCGCGCACGCCGAAGAAACTGCCTGTCATGCGGATCAACCCCGATGTGAAGGACATTTTCGGCTTCACGTTCGAGGATTTCGAACTCGTGGGCTATGAGGCCGACCAGCATATCAAGGCGCCCGTGGCGGTATGA
- a CDS encoding Do family serine endopeptidase, which translates to MTKVTSRFGAIALGVALVSGALSHAIAQETPAAAHQTQHGPESVANLAESLMDAVVNISITQNTKAEGDEGVPTPNLPKDAPFQDLFDDYFKKRNDEGANTARKVTSLGSGFVIDPSGFIVTNNHVIEGASEIVVNFANGGKLTAKLVGTDTKTDIALLKVEPKKPLKYVKLGDSRKMRIGDWVMAIGNPFGLGGSVSVGIVSARNRNLNAGPYDNFLQTDAAINRGNSGGPLFNMFGDVIGINTAIYSPSGGGSVGIGFAVPTEIAAHVVAQLREFGDVHRGWLGVRIQPVTDDMIADLKLETPRGALISGIVKGGPVEKGPIVAGDVILKFNGLDILEMRDLPRVVADSPLDKPLDVVVIRKGEQLTLKVTLSRQPAEDKKSDAEKLAEQLENNGLAKPEGIDPVDPKDAKPKTAPITPAETLGLTLSPLTAENRKEFSIPENVEGVLVLDVPANTAAHEKGIRKGDVIVEIAQDFVESPEDVAGKITELKADDRRNAYLMVANQKGELRLVAVPIE; encoded by the coding sequence ATGACGAAGGTGACTAGCCGTTTTGGAGCGATCGCGCTTGGCGTGGCCCTGGTTTCAGGGGCTCTATCACACGCCATTGCGCAGGAGACGCCCGCGGCCGCGCACCAGACCCAGCATGGGCCGGAATCGGTGGCCAATCTCGCGGAATCCCTGATGGATGCGGTGGTCAACATATCGATCACGCAGAACACCAAGGCTGAAGGCGACGAGGGCGTGCCGACGCCCAACCTGCCCAAGGACGCGCCGTTCCAGGATTTGTTCGACGACTACTTCAAGAAGCGCAATGACGAGGGCGCCAATACGGCGCGCAAGGTGACGTCGCTGGGCTCCGGCTTCGTCATCGATCCGTCCGGCTTCATCGTCACCAACAACCACGTCATCGAGGGCGCGTCCGAGATCGTGGTGAATTTTGCCAACGGCGGCAAGCTCACCGCAAAGCTGGTCGGCACCGATACCAAGACCGATATCGCACTGCTCAAGGTGGAGCCGAAAAAGCCGCTGAAATACGTCAAGCTCGGCGATTCCCGCAAGATGCGGATCGGCGACTGGGTGATGGCGATCGGCAATCCCTTCGGCCTCGGCGGATCGGTGTCGGTCGGCATCGTGTCGGCCCGCAACCGCAATCTCAACGCCGGCCCATATGACAACTTCCTGCAGACGGATGCGGCGATCAATCGCGGCAACTCCGGCGGGCCGCTGTTCAACATGTTTGGCGATGTGATCGGCATCAACACGGCTATCTATTCGCCATCCGGCGGGGGTTCCGTGGGCATCGGCTTTGCCGTGCCGACCGAGATCGCGGCGCATGTCGTCGCCCAGCTCAGGGAGTTCGGCGATGTTCATCGCGGCTGGCTCGGCGTGCGTATCCAGCCGGTCACCGATGACATGATCGCCGACCTCAAGCTCGAGACGCCGCGCGGCGCGCTGATCTCGGGCATCGTCAAGGGCGGGCCGGTGGAAAAGGGGCCGATCGTTGCCGGTGACGTGATCCTGAAGTTCAACGGCCTGGATATTCTTGAAATGCGCGACTTGCCGCGCGTCGTGGCTGACAGCCCGCTCGACAAGCCGCTCGACGTGGTGGTGATCCGCAAGGGTGAGCAGCTGACGCTGAAGGTGACGCTGTCGCGCCAGCCGGCCGAGGACAAGAAGAGCGATGCCGAGAAGCTCGCCGAACAGCTCGAGAATAACGGGCTTGCCAAGCCGGAAGGTATCGACCCCGTCGATCCCAAGGATGCCAAGCCGAAAACCGCACCGATTACGCCAGCCGAAACCCTTGGCCTGACGCTTTCGCCGCTGACGGCGGAGAACCGCAAGGAATTCTCCATTCCCGAAAACGTCGAGGGCGTGCTGGTACTGGATGTGCCGGCCAACACCGCAGCGCATGAGAAGGGCATCCGCAAGGGTGACGTGATCGTAGAGATCGCCCAGGATTTCGTGGAGTCGCCCGAAGATGTGGCCGGTAAGATCACCGAACTGAAGGCTGATGACCGGCGCAACGCCTATCTCATGGTGGCGAACCAGAAGGGCGAGTTGAGGCTGGTGGCGGTGCCGATAGAGTAG
- the miaA gene encoding tRNA (adenosine(37)-N6)-dimethylallyltransferase MiaA: MNKIPSTRMDAILITGPTASGKSALAAELAREHGGEVINADSMQVYDTLHVLTARPDIDDMGGVPHHLYGVVPAATAYSTGEWMRAVTPLIEDLRARGKLPVFVGGTGLYFKALTGGLSDMPEIPAPIRAKWRARLAEDGPWALHAELGARDPEMADQLNPSDGQRILRALEVKEATGRSISVFQEKPGAAIIDPGRAMKIIVEPERSVLHDRINRRFETMLDRGAIEEVRALVALDLPKALPVMKAIGVPQISAMLRGEMTCVEVISQASAATRQYAKRQMTWFRNQMDESWTRIGSD, encoded by the coding sequence ATGAACAAAATTCCTTCGACCAGAATGGACGCGATCCTGATAACCGGGCCAACCGCCAGCGGCAAGTCCGCTCTGGCCGCGGAACTGGCGCGGGAACACGGCGGCGAGGTGATCAATGCTGACTCGATGCAGGTCTACGATACGCTGCATGTGCTGACGGCTCGGCCCGATATCGACGACATGGGCGGCGTGCCGCATCATCTGTATGGCGTGGTCCCGGCCGCGACCGCCTATTCCACCGGCGAGTGGATGCGGGCCGTCACGCCGCTGATCGAGGATTTGCGGGCGCGAGGCAAGCTTCCGGTTTTCGTCGGCGGCACCGGGCTCTACTTCAAGGCACTGACAGGCGGGTTGTCCGACATGCCCGAGATACCTGCACCCATCCGTGCAAAATGGCGGGCGCGGCTTGCCGAGGATGGACCATGGGCACTGCATGCCGAACTCGGCGCACGCGATCCTGAAATGGCCGACCAGTTGAACCCTTCCGACGGTCAGCGGATCCTCAGGGCGCTTGAGGTGAAGGAGGCGACCGGTCGCTCGATTTCCGTCTTCCAGGAGAAGCCTGGTGCGGCAATCATCGATCCGGGCCGGGCGATGAAGATCATCGTCGAGCCGGAGCGGTCGGTGCTGCATGACAGGATCAACCGGCGGTTCGAGACCATGCTGGACCGTGGCGCGATCGAGGAGGTGCGCGCGTTGGTGGCCCTCGATCTGCCCAAGGCGCTGCCCGTCATGAAGGCCATCGGCGTGCCGCAGATATCCGCCATGCTGCGGGGCGAGATGACGTGCGTCGAGGTCATATCCCAGGCGTCGGCGGCGACGCGGCAATATGCCAAGCGGCAGATGACATGGTTCCGCAACCAGATGGATGAAAGCTGGACGCGGATCGGATCCGACTGA
- a CDS encoding dihydrofolate reductase: MTPDISFVVAITENNVIGRDGGLPWRLSTDLKRFKALTLGKPVVMGRVCYDSIGKPLPGRPNIVITRNPDFKPEGVIVVHSLEDGMERARSEAEKLGVGEICVIGGGVIYREALKLATILHVTHIKATIEGDTFFPEIDSAIWQAGEAEDVPAGEKDDFPTRFVTYRRKTAGV; encoded by the coding sequence ATGACACCAGACATTTCCTTCGTTGTCGCGATCACTGAGAACAATGTGATCGGCCGGGATGGTGGGCTGCCCTGGCGGCTGTCGACCGACCTCAAGCGGTTCAAGGCGTTGACCCTGGGCAAGCCGGTGGTGATGGGGCGGGTGTGCTACGATTCGATCGGCAAGCCGCTGCCAGGCCGGCCGAATATCGTCATCACCCGCAATCCCGATTTCAAGCCGGAGGGCGTGATCGTCGTCCATTCGCTCGAGGATGGAATGGAACGAGCGCGATCGGAAGCGGAGAAGCTCGGCGTCGGTGAAATCTGTGTCATCGGCGGCGGTGTCATCTATCGCGAGGCGCTCAAGCTCGCAACGATCCTGCATGTCACCCATATCAAGGCGACGATAGAAGGCGACACCTTCTTCCCGGAGATCGATTCCGCGATCTGGCAGGCCGGAGAGGCGGAGGATGTGCCGGCTGGTGAAAAGGACGACTTTCCGACCCGTTTCGTTACTTACCGGCGTAAAACCGCCGGGGTTTGA
- a CDS encoding CBS domain-containing protein → MRVSEIMTRDVRMTNPNQTIRDAAAIMADIDAGAVPVSDHDRLVGMITDRDIAVRAVARGLGTETPVGDIMTADVRYCFDDEDTEHVLDNLGDQQIRRLPVVNRDKRLVGILSLGDLANHGGNSHAGAALAEISRPGGQHSQTRM, encoded by the coding sequence ATGAGAGTGAGCGAAATCATGACGCGGGACGTCCGCATGACCAACCCCAACCAGACGATTCGAGATGCCGCTGCCATCATGGCCGACATCGATGCCGGCGCGGTGCCCGTCAGTGATCACGACCGGCTTGTTGGCATGATCACCGACCGCGACATCGCGGTGCGCGCGGTCGCAAGAGGGTTGGGTACCGAAACGCCCGTCGGCGATATCATGACGGCTGATGTCAGATACTGCTTCGATGATGAAGACACCGAACATGTGCTCGACAATCTCGGCGACCAGCAAATCCGCCGGCTACCGGTGGTCAACCGCGACAAGCGCCTCGTCGGCATCCTGTCGCTAGGCGACCTGGCCAACCATGGCGGCAACAGCCATGCGGGTGCGGCCCTTGCCGAAATCTCGCGCCCCGGCGGCCAGCACAGCCAGACGCGAATGTAG
- a CDS encoding DUF2065 domain-containing protein: protein MNDLLAGLAFFFIIEGLLYAAAPGFVKSLAAVLPEFAESQLRIGGIIAMGIGVFGIWLIRGF from the coding sequence ATGAACGACCTGCTGGCGGGGCTCGCCTTCTTTTTCATCATCGAAGGGCTGCTCTATGCAGCCGCTCCCGGTTTTGTGAAGAGTCTCGCCGCGGTGCTGCCTGAATTTGCTGAGAGCCAGTTGAGGATTGGCGGTATCATCGCCATGGGAATCGGTGTGTTCGGTATATGGCTGATCCGTGGATTCTGA
- the hflC gene encoding protease modulator HflC — translation MTSNRIAITGAVVLAILLLIYSSFFVVNQRQQAIVIRFGQITDVKKDPGIYFKLPFAFLDADRVQYISNQELRLDLDNMRVQVSGGKFYEVDAFVVYRISNARLFREVAAGDVAQAESRLRTRLDSALRRVYGLRGFEAALSKERGSMMKEVRSDLTKDAESLGLTLTDVRIRRTDLTKEVSQQTFDRMKAERLAEAEAIRARGNEGAQRRTAIADRGRIEILAAASKEGQILRGQGEAERNRIFGEAFASDPEFYAFYRSMTAYAAALGKGDATLVLSPTSEFFQYFNSEVPKTATDVPAAQAQ, via the coding sequence ATGACCAGCAACCGTATCGCCATAACAGGCGCAGTGGTGCTCGCCATCCTGCTTCTGATCTACTCGTCCTTCTTCGTGGTCAACCAGCGCCAGCAGGCGATCGTGATCCGCTTCGGCCAGATCACCGACGTCAAGAAGGATCCGGGCATCTATTTCAAGCTGCCCTTCGCCTTCCTCGACGCCGACCGGGTTCAATATATCTCGAACCAGGAACTCAGGCTCGATCTCGACAATATGCGTGTCCAGGTTTCGGGCGGCAAGTTCTACGAAGTCGATGCCTTCGTCGTCTATCGCATTTCCAACGCCCGCCTGTTCCGTGAAGTCGCCGCCGGTGACGTGGCGCAGGCGGAATCGCGCCTTCGCACCCGCCTCGATTCGGCATTGCGCCGGGTCTATGGTCTGCGTGGCTTCGAAGCAGCACTCTCCAAGGAGCGCGGCTCGATGATGAAGGAAGTGCGCAGCGACCTGACCAAGGATGCGGAGTCGCTGGGCCTGACGCTCACCGACGTACGCATCCGCCGCACGGACCTGACCAAGGAAGTTTCGCAGCAGACCTTCGACCGCATGAAGGCCGAGCGTCTCGCCGAGGCCGAGGCAATCCGGGCGCGCGGCAACGAAGGCGCCCAGCGCCGCACCGCCATCGCCGATCGTGGCCGCATCGAGATTCTCGCCGCGGCCAGCAAGGAAGGGCAGATCCTGCGTGGTCAGGGCGAAGCCGAACGCAACCGCATCTTCGGCGAAGCCTTCGCCAGTGATCCGGAATTCTATGCGTTCTATCGCTCGATGACGGCCTATGCCGCAGCACTCGGCAAGGGTGACGCGACGCTGGTGCTTTCGCCGACCTCGGAGTTCTTCCAGTACTTCAACAGTGAAGTACCGAAGACGGCGACGGATGTTCCGGCAGCGCAGGCGCAATGA
- the serB gene encoding phosphoserine phosphatase SerB — protein sequence MALVATLIANPSNPKLTPALAEKAANAVNASGVYWLADGVACDLPLRDEPAAAEQLALLREAVRDEPVDVVVQDAETRRKKMLIADMDSTMIGQECIDELAAEVGLKDMVSAITARAMNGEIAFEPALRERVALLRGLDVSVIASVIEKRITLTPGGIELVRTMKSKGYYTALVSGGFTSFTHRIAATIGFDENRANVLIEKEGKLIGEVTEPILGKQAKVDALNEITARLGITPDEAIAVGDGANDLGMLHLAGSGVAIHAKPSVAAEAKIRIDHGDLTALLYLQGYRKSDFVS from the coding sequence ATGGCCCTCGTTGCCACGCTTATCGCCAATCCGTCAAATCCGAAGCTGACGCCCGCCCTTGCCGAAAAGGCGGCCAATGCCGTCAACGCCTCGGGCGTCTACTGGCTGGCGGATGGCGTCGCCTGCGACCTGCCCCTCAGGGACGAACCGGCCGCAGCCGAACAATTGGCGCTCCTGCGCGAAGCAGTGCGTGACGAACCGGTCGATGTCGTGGTCCAGGACGCCGAAACCCGCCGCAAGAAAATGCTGATCGCCGATATGGATTCCACCATGATCGGCCAGGAATGCATCGACGAACTCGCCGCCGAAGTCGGCCTCAAGGACATGGTCTCGGCGATCACCGCCCGCGCCATGAACGGCGAGATCGCCTTCGAGCCGGCATTGCGCGAGCGCGTCGCGCTGCTGAGGGGGCTCGATGTCTCGGTGATCGCAAGCGTCATCGAAAAGCGCATCACGCTCACCCCGGGCGGCATCGAGCTCGTCCGCACGATGAAATCGAAGGGCTACTACACCGCCCTCGTCTCTGGCGGCTTCACCAGCTTCACCCACCGCATCGCCGCCACGATCGGGTTCGACGAGAACCGCGCCAATGTGCTGATCGAGAAGGAGGGCAAGCTCATTGGTGAAGTCACCGAGCCCATCCTCGGCAAGCAGGCCAAGGTCGATGCCCTCAATGAAATCACCGCCCGCCTCGGCATCACGCCCGATGAGGCAATCGCGGTCGGCGATGGCGCCAACGATCTCGGCATGCTGCACCTCGCCGGCTCCGGCGTCGCCATCCACGCCAAGCCATCCGTGGCGGCGGAAGCGAAAATCCGCATCGACCATGGGGATTTGACGGCGCTGCTTTATTTGCAAGGGTATCGGAAGAGTGATTTTGTATCATGA
- the hflK gene encoding FtsH protease activity modulator HflK, which yields MPWSNQNGGGGPWGGGGGGKNQGPWGQGPNRPRNNGGPPDLDEIIRRGQDRLKTILPGGFNGGIVVIVLLLLVAFWATQAIYTVQPDERGVESVFGKPKDDISGPGLHFMLWPVETVELVNVNEQQQKIGTSTGGQQAEGLMLTGDQNIVNVEFSVLFSVTNPRAYLYNVAEPGKTLSQVADSVMREVVGRRPAQDIFRDNRQAIAAEVKDAMQITIDRYNAGISVNTVSIEDVSPPREVSSAFDEVQRAEQDEDKMIEQANQYANKVRGQANGEAAKLREEAAAYKNQIVQEALGESQRFLSVYQEYKKAPEITRKRVYIETMEKVLSSSRKIILDSDKSTNGVLPFLPLNELTKPVDTKGAQK from the coding sequence ATGCCCTGGAGTAATCAGAATGGCGGCGGCGGCCCTTGGGGTGGCGGCGGCGGTGGCAAGAACCAGGGTCCATGGGGCCAGGGACCGAACCGTCCGCGAAACAATGGCGGCCCGCCCGACCTCGATGAAATCATCCGGCGCGGCCAGGACCGACTGAAGACAATCCTGCCCGGCGGGTTCAATGGCGGCATTGTCGTCATCGTGCTTCTACTGCTCGTTGCCTTCTGGGCGACCCAGGCGATCTATACCGTCCAGCCGGACGAGCGCGGTGTGGAATCCGTCTTCGGCAAGCCGAAGGACGATATTTCCGGCCCGGGCCTGCATTTCATGCTGTGGCCGGTCGAGACAGTCGAACTGGTCAATGTCAACGAACAGCAGCAAAAGATCGGCACATCGACCGGCGGCCAGCAGGCCGAGGGCCTGATGCTGACCGGCGACCAGAACATCGTCAATGTCGAGTTCTCGGTGCTGTTCTCCGTCACCAATCCGCGTGCCTATCTCTATAACGTCGCCGAACCCGGCAAGACGCTTTCACAGGTCGCCGATTCGGTGATGCGCGAAGTCGTCGGTCGCCGTCCCGCACAGGATATTTTCCGCGACAACCGCCAGGCGATCGCCGCGGAGGTCAAGGACGCGATGCAGATTACGATCGACCGCTACAATGCCGGCATCTCGGTCAATACCGTCTCGATCGAGGACGTGTCGCCGCCGCGTGAAGTGTCGAGCGCCTTCGATGAAGTCCAGCGTGCCGAACAGGACGAGGACAAGATGATCGAACAGGCCAACCAGTACGCCAACAAGGTGCGCGGCCAGGCCAATGGTGAAGCGGCGAAGCTGCGTGAAGAAGCGGCTGCCTACAAGAACCAGATCGTGCAGGAAGCGCTCGGTGAATCGCAGCGGTTCCTGAGCGTCTATCAGGAATACAAGAAGGCGCCCGAGATCACCCGCAAGCGCGTCTATATCGAAACGATGGAGAAGGTGCTGTCCTCGTCGAGGAAGATCATCCTGGATTCGGACAAGTCGACCAACGGCGTGCTTCCGTTCCTGCCGCTGAATGAGCTTACCAAGCCCGTCGACACGAAGGGAGCGCAGAAATGA
- a CDS encoding MBL fold metallo-hydrolase, translated as MKTSNPGFYHRQIGDLIVTAIFDGMVEVSLEAVTSIPQDEARRLQDQSLRPFPPLLPTSIFAVTRGEETIVIDAGGAPELDADLGLSRANMLAAGIDPDRVRAVLMTHLHTDHYGGLVLSDGSAAFPNAELIMNAEEHRSRFGTADAPLAPPDYLPRAIAPYTNRLRLIEGGAILYGIETVFLPGHTPGHTGWLLKSGEERLLIWGDVVHLPAIQFKHPEASMSYDTDTAQSAASRRGAFRRAAREGFLAAGMHMDFPCFGHVVPDGDAYRWIPEPYRHTP; from the coding sequence ATGAAGACAAGCAATCCCGGCTTCTACCACCGCCAGATCGGCGATCTGATTGTCACCGCGATTTTCGACGGCATGGTGGAGGTTTCGCTCGAGGCCGTCACGAGCATCCCTCAGGATGAGGCTCGCCGCCTGCAGGACCAAAGCCTTCGCCCATTTCCACCGCTGTTGCCCACATCGATCTTCGCCGTGACGCGCGGCGAGGAGACAATCGTCATCGATGCCGGTGGTGCACCCGAACTCGATGCGGACCTGGGCCTCAGCCGCGCCAACATGCTCGCGGCCGGCATTGATCCTGATCGGGTTCGCGCCGTCCTCATGACGCATCTCCACACTGACCACTATGGCGGCCTTGTCTTGTCCGATGGTTCGGCCGCGTTTCCAAATGCCGAGTTGATCATGAATGCCGAAGAGCACCGCTCCCGCTTCGGAACTGCCGACGCCCCGCTCGCGCCTCCGGACTACCTGCCGCGCGCCATAGCGCCCTACACCAACCGTCTGCGGCTCATCGAAGGCGGAGCAATTCTTTATGGAATCGAAACGGTGTTCCTGCCGGGCCACACGCCCGGCCACACCGGTTGGCTTCTAAAATCTGGTGAAGAACGACTCCTCATCTGGGGCGACGTGGTCCATCTGCCCGCCATCCAGTTCAAGCATCCCGAGGCATCGATGAGCTATGACACCGACACGGCACAATCGGCAGCGAGCCGCCGGGGTGCCTTCCGCAGGGCCGCCCGCGAAGGCTTCCTTGCCGCTGGAATGCACATGGATTTTCCGTGCTTCGGTCATGTTGTCCCCGATGGCGACGCCTACCGCTGGATCCCGGAGCCCTACCGGCACACGCCCTGA
- a CDS encoding polysaccharide lyase, whose protein sequence is MRILALAAVAIAVLCADSACAQSLKDDFDNGSLDPTKWTKKQITDAQISFVPDSRCGLSAIEITAREGDGGQQCGNACERAELRTAKSSWPSFGQEVWYRFSFRIDGDIPTIGSARTVIGQWKGPGDGSPMLAQRFDNGVFHITVQDNDNRRVVASAEGNYDDVQTVEASATKPGDKHEKDINAVLGLQSTELVDGRVSDFARKTRSDDVAGAPVDKGSFAQSSEIAKSVGLADPKFVSQIEVIPEKDAVLPDPRKGWVDMIYRIKPGRGDNERGPRGRGEIDIWANGEKIVSVRGNIGATLKQGGDEKLVGPYFKFGIYRSSVPGTLRFRFDEFSQATSRDGLPMLCPAK, encoded by the coding sequence ATGCGTATTCTTGCGCTCGCGGCAGTCGCGATTGCAGTATTGTGCGCGGACAGTGCCTGCGCGCAATCGCTGAAGGATGATTTCGATAACGGCTCGCTCGATCCGACGAAGTGGACGAAGAAGCAGATCACGGATGCCCAGATATCGTTTGTGCCGGACAGCCGGTGCGGGCTCTCGGCCATTGAGATCACGGCGCGCGAAGGCGATGGTGGCCAGCAATGTGGCAATGCGTGCGAGCGCGCGGAACTCAGAACCGCCAAGTCGTCCTGGCCGTCATTCGGGCAGGAGGTGTGGTATCGGTTCAGCTTCCGGATAGACGGCGACATACCCACCATCGGCAGCGCCCGCACTGTCATCGGCCAATGGAAGGGGCCGGGCGATGGCAGTCCGATGCTGGCGCAGCGCTTCGACAATGGCGTGTTCCATATCACCGTGCAGGACAACGACAACCGGCGGGTAGTCGCGTCGGCCGAAGGCAATTACGATGACGTCCAGACGGTCGAAGCGAGTGCCACCAAGCCGGGCGACAAACACGAGAAGGATATTAACGCGGTCCTGGGCCTTCAATCGACGGAACTCGTCGATGGAAGAGTGTCAGATTTCGCGCGCAAAACCCGCTCCGACGATGTCGCCGGCGCGCCGGTGGACAAGGGATCTTTTGCGCAAAGTTCGGAGATCGCCAAGTCTGTCGGTCTGGCCGACCCCAAGTTCGTCTCACAAATCGAGGTCATTCCCGAGAAGGACGCCGTCCTACCGGATCCCCGGAAGGGTTGGGTCGATATGATCTATCGCATCAAGCCGGGTCGTGGCGACAACGAACGCGGACCCCGGGGCAGGGGTGAGATCGATATCTGGGCGAATGGCGAGAAGATTGTGTCCGTGCGCGGCAATATCGGCGCGACGCTGAAGCAGGGCGGCGACGAAAAACTCGTAGGCCCGTATTTCAAGTTCGGTATCTATCGTTCGAGCGTGCCCGGGACGCTACGCTTCCGGTTCGATGAGTTTTCCCAGGCGACATCGCGTGATGGGCTGCCGATGCTTTGCCCGGCGAAATAA